From a single Lineus longissimus chromosome 16, tnLinLong1.2, whole genome shotgun sequence genomic region:
- the LOC135500385 gene encoding uncharacterized protein LOC135500385 isoform X3: METTVFALVSLLFVISFGRSVPVSAVPPCKFDSLDELPKSILNTTLPRGISQNITLQACETGCTYVSSCIAVVFIPDEEDASQGKCIHHIRDWAKALYKSDIGKLGEDVLIERKKCQKIPVPAKGVPHGCKKIETMNLTTWLTGKRHFKAAGPPKTQSNIDGCKVQCQLNQKCDLFARLNSSRLCIFLHKTTVQFYHKSCNLQVIKGESCQLTKIDKPLTNAVTFSSISIPGLANVNELYQFCNQRCTKYCTQVKIMLVDKRAVCQLYTQQKSLKKTCIGTTCSMAEVETLKAQIPKDSVYHQVNTRPVEFQGVNCSSLCLNSYQCIGVVIRPGPVPTKRRNKVQNVVMPLCQIHFRMEFKLKTCSNGKCVMLPLKNGTKITNAFENVWRTPTKCAELCLTLKYCTAIAFTKIISQCSIFGKSSLEFDDAYQKKCSHTGTCSMAKVPHLRLLYGLVALLKNPQLAKLILAQPVLVKPNALSKCIVGCRNNRQCSILFLKFSLEKNMIRCDFLMKAPYLFGEKKCRSTPWAAKPICTVKGPTRTVPFPMDSPNHSFNFMRTVTQESHCPKLCQQSTQCAAFMIWRLIMTNQQSATGQSGQRFPQGGHRGQRSPQNGYGGYRGPQGGYGGQPSPLGGYPRHYNPRAGYGSRNDRGQRRQHAPGQDGYAGQPNPYGAAPGRRRLLHYHGGRYGTKPLQNGYNGYGHQMTGNRRRKPAGYGGYGRRREQYGGNGYGEQGAGYRRPPRRPAAYGRANSYQPRRNVFFLCAMVSAQPIKPVNRTGDPTETISTILTPHVSTRILQKNCTDAARKNCSFKMTQEFITKDMSDMIPNFKKYTLGYSLARKTPTSAMLEDCRKDPQCVSVLLFKARRKVAANFVYDPIVYPKNCAGSA, encoded by the exons ATGGAGACCACAGTTTTTGCGTTGGTCTCCCTCCTGTTTGTAATAAGTTTTGGCCGAAGTGTGCCTGTTTCGG CTGTTCCACCTTGCAAGTTCGACAGCTTGGATGAGTTACCGAAATCCATATTGAACACCACCCTCCCACGAGGCATCTCACAAAATATTACGCTGCAAGCATGTGAAACCGGTTGCACATACGTCAGCAG CTGTATTGCCGTTGTGTTTATCCCGGACGAGGAGGATGCCAGCCAAGGGAAGTGTATTCACCACATCCGTGACTGGGCTAAGGCACTCTACAAGTCAGACATTGGCAAACTGGGTGAGGATGTTCTCATTGAGCGAAAGAAGTGCCAGAAGATACCAGTACCAGCCAAGG GCGTACCACATGGTTGCAAGAAGATAGAAACCATGAATCTGACGACGTGGCTAACAGGAAAACGCCACTTCAAAGCTGCAGGACCACCTAAAACTCAATCTAATATTGATGGATGCAAGGTCCAGTGTCAGTTGAATCAAAAGTGCGATCTGTTTGCAAGACTGAATTCAAGCAGGTTGTGTATCTTCCTGCATAAAACAACCGTGCAATTTTATCACAAATCGTGTAACCTACAAG TGATAAAGGGAGAAAGTTGTCAGCTGACGAAGATCGACAAACCCCTGACAAATGCTGTGACTTTTAGCAGCATTTCAATCCCAGGATTGGCGAATGTTAATGAGTTATACCAGTTCTGTAACCAACGTTGCACCAAATATTGCACCCAAGTTAAAATCATGTTGGTTGATAAAAGGGCAGTGTGCCAATTGTATACGCAACAGAAATCTCTGAAGAAGACGTGCATAG GCACAACATGCTCCATGGCTGAAGTGGAAACACTAAAAGCTCAAATACCGAAAGATTCCGTTTACCACCAAGTCAACACGCGGCCAGTGGAATTTCAAGGCGTGAATTGCAGCAGTCTGTGCCTGAACTCATATCAGTGTATTGGAGTTGTCATAAGACCAGGACCGGTTCCCACGAAGAGAAGAAATAAAGTTCAAAACGTGGTAATGCCGTTGTGTCAAATTCACTTCCGTATGGAGTTCAAGCTCAAGACCTGCTCAAATG GAAAGTGTGTTATGTTGCCACTTAAGAATGGAACGAAGATAACGAacgcatttgaaaatgtttggagGACCCCCACAAAATGTGCCGAGCTGTGTCTGACTTTGAAGTACTGCACTGCTATCGCCTTCACGAAGATCATCAGTCAGTGCAGCATCTTCGGGAAAAGTTCCCTAGAGTTTGACGATGCTTATCAAAAGAAGTGCTCGCATACAG GGACGTGCTCAATGGCGAAGGTGCCCCATTTGAGGCTGCTCTACGGGCTCGTGGCGCTGCTGAAGAATCCCCAGTTGGCCAAGCTCATTCTGGCACAGCCCGTG CTGGTGAAGCCAAACGCGCTGTCAAAGTGTATTGTTGGATGTCGGAATAATCGCCAGTGCTCCATCCTCTTCCTCAAATTCTCACTTGAAAAGAACATGATTAGATGTGACTTCCTGATGAAGGCGCCCTATTTGTTTGGAGAGAAGAAATGCCGATCGACTCCATGGGCTGCAAAAC CAATATGCACCGTCAAGGGACCAACGAGAACTGTTCCATTTCCAATGGATTCCCCAAACCACAGCTTTAATTTTATGCGCACAGTGACACAAGAAAGTCATTGCCCTAAACTGTGCCAACAGTCAACGCAGTGCGCGGCATTCATGATCTGGCGTCTGATCATGACAAACCAACAATCAGCGACTGGCCAATCTGGTCAGCGATTTCCACAAGGTGGACACCGTGGTCAACGCAGTCCTCAAAATGGCTACGGTGGATATCGGGGACCTCAAGGTGGTTACGGAGGTCAGCCAAGTCCTTTAGGAGGTTATCCCAGGCATTACAATCCCCGAGCTGGATATGGCAGCCGAAATGACAGAGGTCAACGAAGACAACACGCACCTGGTCAGGACGGCTACGCAGGCCAGCCAAACCCCTACGGAGCCGCTCCCGGGAGAAGAAGGCTTTTGCATTATCATGGCGG AAGGTATGGTACTAAGCCCTTGCAAAATGGCTACAATGGATACGGGCATCAAATGACTGGCAACCGCCGTAGAAAACCAGCTGGTTATGGAGGCTACGGGCGGAGGAGAGAACAGTACGGGGGCAACGGCTACGGGGAACAGGGCGCTGGTTACAGGCGACCGCCACGAAGGCCAGCAGCGTACGGACGTGCTAATTCTTATCAACCACGGCGAAATGTATTTTTTCTCTGCGCCATGGTTTCTGCTCAGCCAATTAAACCCGTAAACAGAACCGGAGACCCAACGGAAACGATTTCAACGATCCTGACACCACATGTTAGCACCCGCATCCTTCAAAAGAACTGCACGG ACGCAGCAAGGAAGAATTGTAGCTTCAAAATGACTCAGGAGTTCATAACCAAGGACATGTCGGACATGATTCCAAATTTCAAAAAATACACGTTGGGTTATTCATTAGCGAGGAAGACACCAACATCAGCAATGCTTGAGGACTGTCGAAAGGATCCGCAATGTGTCTCGGTGCTGTTGTTCAAAGCCAGGAGGAAAGTTGCTGCCAATTTCGTTTATGACCCCATCGTGTATCCTAAGAACTGCGCAGGATCCGCCTAG
- the LOC135500385 gene encoding uncharacterized protein LOC135500385 isoform X1, protein METTVFALVSLLFVISFGRSVPVSAVPPCKFDSLDELPKSILNTTLPRGISQNITLQACETGCTYVSSCIAVVFIPDEEDASQGKCIHHIRDWAKALYKSDIGKLGEDVLIERKKCQKIPVPAKGVPHGCKKIETMNLTTWLTGKRHFKAAGPPKTQSNIDGCKVQCQLNQKCDLFARLNSSRLCIFLHKTTVQFYHKSCNLQADTKTCKMTQKKNGLPIAMLLARKKIGVTVEQCKTQCMKDTRCATAECDIKNGANTCKLKASFVLFGRKCDVIKGESCQLTKIDKPLTNAVTFSSISIPGLANVNELYQFCNQRCTKYCTQVKIMLVDKRAVCQLYTQQKSLKKTCIGTTCSMAEVETLKAQIPKDSVYHQVNTRPVEFQGVNCSSLCLNSYQCIGVVIRPGPVPTKRRNKVQNVVMPLCQIHFRMEFKLKTCSNGKCVMLPLKNGTKITNAFENVWRTPTKCAELCLTLKYCTAIAFTKIISQCSIFGKSSLEFDDAYQKKCSHTGTCSMAKVPHLRLLYGLVALLKNPQLAKLILAQPVLVKPNALSKCIVGCRNNRQCSILFLKFSLEKNMIRCDFLMKAPYLFGEKKCRSTPWAAKPICTVKGPTRTVPFPMDSPNHSFNFMRTVTQESHCPKLCQQSTQCAAFMIWRLIMTNQQSATGQSGQRFPQGGHRGQRSPQNGYGGYRGPQGGYGGQPSPLGGYPRHYNPRAGYGSRNDRGQRRQHAPGQDGYAGQPNPYGAAPGRRRLLHYHGGRYGTKPLQNGYNGYGHQMTGNRRRKPAGYGGYGRRREQYGGNGYGEQGAGYRRPPRRPAAYGRANSYQPRRNVFFLCAMVSAQPIKPVNRTGDPTETISTILTPHVSTRILQKNCTDAARKNCSFKMTQEFITKDMSDMIPNFKKYTLGYSLARKTPTSAMLEDCRKDPQCVSVLLFKARRKVAANFVYDPIVYPKNCAGSA, encoded by the exons ATGGAGACCACAGTTTTTGCGTTGGTCTCCCTCCTGTTTGTAATAAGTTTTGGCCGAAGTGTGCCTGTTTCGG CTGTTCCACCTTGCAAGTTCGACAGCTTGGATGAGTTACCGAAATCCATATTGAACACCACCCTCCCACGAGGCATCTCACAAAATATTACGCTGCAAGCATGTGAAACCGGTTGCACATACGTCAGCAG CTGTATTGCCGTTGTGTTTATCCCGGACGAGGAGGATGCCAGCCAAGGGAAGTGTATTCACCACATCCGTGACTGGGCTAAGGCACTCTACAAGTCAGACATTGGCAAACTGGGTGAGGATGTTCTCATTGAGCGAAAGAAGTGCCAGAAGATACCAGTACCAGCCAAGG GCGTACCACATGGTTGCAAGAAGATAGAAACCATGAATCTGACGACGTGGCTAACAGGAAAACGCCACTTCAAAGCTGCAGGACCACCTAAAACTCAATCTAATATTGATGGATGCAAGGTCCAGTGTCAGTTGAATCAAAAGTGCGATCTGTTTGCAAGACTGAATTCAAGCAGGTTGTGTATCTTCCTGCATAAAACAACCGTGCAATTTTATCACAAATCGTGTAACCTACAAG CTGATACGAAGACGTGCAAGATGACGCAAAAGAAAAATGGACTGCCCATTGCAATGTTATTAGCAAGGAAAAAAATAGGTGTGACAGTCGAACAGTGTAAAACCCAGTGCATGAAAGATACTAGGTGCGCTACAGCTGAATGTGACATCAAGAATGGGGCAAACACTTGTAAACTTAAGGCGTCCTTCGTTTTGTTCGGAAGAAAGTGCGACG TGATAAAGGGAGAAAGTTGTCAGCTGACGAAGATCGACAAACCCCTGACAAATGCTGTGACTTTTAGCAGCATTTCAATCCCAGGATTGGCGAATGTTAATGAGTTATACCAGTTCTGTAACCAACGTTGCACCAAATATTGCACCCAAGTTAAAATCATGTTGGTTGATAAAAGGGCAGTGTGCCAATTGTATACGCAACAGAAATCTCTGAAGAAGACGTGCATAG GCACAACATGCTCCATGGCTGAAGTGGAAACACTAAAAGCTCAAATACCGAAAGATTCCGTTTACCACCAAGTCAACACGCGGCCAGTGGAATTTCAAGGCGTGAATTGCAGCAGTCTGTGCCTGAACTCATATCAGTGTATTGGAGTTGTCATAAGACCAGGACCGGTTCCCACGAAGAGAAGAAATAAAGTTCAAAACGTGGTAATGCCGTTGTGTCAAATTCACTTCCGTATGGAGTTCAAGCTCAAGACCTGCTCAAATG GAAAGTGTGTTATGTTGCCACTTAAGAATGGAACGAAGATAACGAacgcatttgaaaatgtttggagGACCCCCACAAAATGTGCCGAGCTGTGTCTGACTTTGAAGTACTGCACTGCTATCGCCTTCACGAAGATCATCAGTCAGTGCAGCATCTTCGGGAAAAGTTCCCTAGAGTTTGACGATGCTTATCAAAAGAAGTGCTCGCATACAG GGACGTGCTCAATGGCGAAGGTGCCCCATTTGAGGCTGCTCTACGGGCTCGTGGCGCTGCTGAAGAATCCCCAGTTGGCCAAGCTCATTCTGGCACAGCCCGTG CTGGTGAAGCCAAACGCGCTGTCAAAGTGTATTGTTGGATGTCGGAATAATCGCCAGTGCTCCATCCTCTTCCTCAAATTCTCACTTGAAAAGAACATGATTAGATGTGACTTCCTGATGAAGGCGCCCTATTTGTTTGGAGAGAAGAAATGCCGATCGACTCCATGGGCTGCAAAAC CAATATGCACCGTCAAGGGACCAACGAGAACTGTTCCATTTCCAATGGATTCCCCAAACCACAGCTTTAATTTTATGCGCACAGTGACACAAGAAAGTCATTGCCCTAAACTGTGCCAACAGTCAACGCAGTGCGCGGCATTCATGATCTGGCGTCTGATCATGACAAACCAACAATCAGCGACTGGCCAATCTGGTCAGCGATTTCCACAAGGTGGACACCGTGGTCAACGCAGTCCTCAAAATGGCTACGGTGGATATCGGGGACCTCAAGGTGGTTACGGAGGTCAGCCAAGTCCTTTAGGAGGTTATCCCAGGCATTACAATCCCCGAGCTGGATATGGCAGCCGAAATGACAGAGGTCAACGAAGACAACACGCACCTGGTCAGGACGGCTACGCAGGCCAGCCAAACCCCTACGGAGCCGCTCCCGGGAGAAGAAGGCTTTTGCATTATCATGGCGG AAGGTATGGTACTAAGCCCTTGCAAAATGGCTACAATGGATACGGGCATCAAATGACTGGCAACCGCCGTAGAAAACCAGCTGGTTATGGAGGCTACGGGCGGAGGAGAGAACAGTACGGGGGCAACGGCTACGGGGAACAGGGCGCTGGTTACAGGCGACCGCCACGAAGGCCAGCAGCGTACGGACGTGCTAATTCTTATCAACCACGGCGAAATGTATTTTTTCTCTGCGCCATGGTTTCTGCTCAGCCAATTAAACCCGTAAACAGAACCGGAGACCCAACGGAAACGATTTCAACGATCCTGACACCACATGTTAGCACCCGCATCCTTCAAAAGAACTGCACGG ACGCAGCAAGGAAGAATTGTAGCTTCAAAATGACTCAGGAGTTCATAACCAAGGACATGTCGGACATGATTCCAAATTTCAAAAAATACACGTTGGGTTATTCATTAGCGAGGAAGACACCAACATCAGCAATGCTTGAGGACTGTCGAAAGGATCCGCAATGTGTCTCGGTGCTGTTGTTCAAAGCCAGGAGGAAAGTTGCTGCCAATTTCGTTTATGACCCCATCGTGTATCCTAAGAACTGCGCAGGATCCGCCTAG
- the LOC135500385 gene encoding uncharacterized protein LOC135500385 isoform X2: METTVFALVSLLFVISFGRSVPVSAVPPCKFDSLDELPKSILNTTLPRGISQNITLQACETGCTYVSSCIAVVFIPDEEDASQGKCIHHIRDWAKALYKSDIGKLGEDVLIERKKCQKIPVPAKGVPHGCKKIETMNLTTWLTGKRHFKAAGPPKTQSNIDGCKVQCQLNQKCDLFARLNSSRLCIFLHKTTVQFYHKSCNLQADTKTCKMTQKKNGLPIAMLLARKKIGVTVEQCKTQCMKDTRCATAECDIKNGANTCKLKASFVLFGRKCDVIKGESCQLTKIDKPLTNAVTFSSISIPGLANVNELYQFCNQRCTKYCTQVKIMLVDKRAVCQLYTQQKSLKKTCIGTTCSMAEVETLKAQIPKDSVYHQVNTRPVEFQGVNCSSLCLNSYQCIGVVIRPGPVPTKRRNKVQNVVMPLCQIHFRMEFKLKTCSNGKCVMLPLKNGTKITNAFENVWRTPTKCAELCLTLKYCTAIAFTKIISQCSIFGKSSLEFDDAYQKKCSHTGTCSMAKVPHLRLLYGLVALLKNPQLAKLILAQPVLVKPNALSKCIVGCRNNRQCSILFLKFSLEKNMIRCDFLMKAPYLFGEKKCRSTPWAAKPICTVKGPTRTVPFPMDSPNHSFNFMRTVTQESHCPKLCQQSTQCAAFMIWRLIMTNQQSATGQSGQRFPQGGHRGQRSPQNGYGGYRGPQGGYGGQPSPLGGYPRHYNPRAGYGSRNDRGQRRQHAPGQDGYAGQPNPYGAAPGRRRLLHYHGGYGTKPLQNGYNGYGHQMTGNRRRKPAGYGGYGRRREQYGGNGYGEQGAGYRRPPRRPAAYGRANSYQPRRNVFFLCAMVSAQPIKPVNRTGDPTETISTILTPHVSTRILQKNCTDAARKNCSFKMTQEFITKDMSDMIPNFKKYTLGYSLARKTPTSAMLEDCRKDPQCVSVLLFKARRKVAANFVYDPIVYPKNCAGSA, from the exons ATGGAGACCACAGTTTTTGCGTTGGTCTCCCTCCTGTTTGTAATAAGTTTTGGCCGAAGTGTGCCTGTTTCGG CTGTTCCACCTTGCAAGTTCGACAGCTTGGATGAGTTACCGAAATCCATATTGAACACCACCCTCCCACGAGGCATCTCACAAAATATTACGCTGCAAGCATGTGAAACCGGTTGCACATACGTCAGCAG CTGTATTGCCGTTGTGTTTATCCCGGACGAGGAGGATGCCAGCCAAGGGAAGTGTATTCACCACATCCGTGACTGGGCTAAGGCACTCTACAAGTCAGACATTGGCAAACTGGGTGAGGATGTTCTCATTGAGCGAAAGAAGTGCCAGAAGATACCAGTACCAGCCAAGG GCGTACCACATGGTTGCAAGAAGATAGAAACCATGAATCTGACGACGTGGCTAACAGGAAAACGCCACTTCAAAGCTGCAGGACCACCTAAAACTCAATCTAATATTGATGGATGCAAGGTCCAGTGTCAGTTGAATCAAAAGTGCGATCTGTTTGCAAGACTGAATTCAAGCAGGTTGTGTATCTTCCTGCATAAAACAACCGTGCAATTTTATCACAAATCGTGTAACCTACAAG CTGATACGAAGACGTGCAAGATGACGCAAAAGAAAAATGGACTGCCCATTGCAATGTTATTAGCAAGGAAAAAAATAGGTGTGACAGTCGAACAGTGTAAAACCCAGTGCATGAAAGATACTAGGTGCGCTACAGCTGAATGTGACATCAAGAATGGGGCAAACACTTGTAAACTTAAGGCGTCCTTCGTTTTGTTCGGAAGAAAGTGCGACG TGATAAAGGGAGAAAGTTGTCAGCTGACGAAGATCGACAAACCCCTGACAAATGCTGTGACTTTTAGCAGCATTTCAATCCCAGGATTGGCGAATGTTAATGAGTTATACCAGTTCTGTAACCAACGTTGCACCAAATATTGCACCCAAGTTAAAATCATGTTGGTTGATAAAAGGGCAGTGTGCCAATTGTATACGCAACAGAAATCTCTGAAGAAGACGTGCATAG GCACAACATGCTCCATGGCTGAAGTGGAAACACTAAAAGCTCAAATACCGAAAGATTCCGTTTACCACCAAGTCAACACGCGGCCAGTGGAATTTCAAGGCGTGAATTGCAGCAGTCTGTGCCTGAACTCATATCAGTGTATTGGAGTTGTCATAAGACCAGGACCGGTTCCCACGAAGAGAAGAAATAAAGTTCAAAACGTGGTAATGCCGTTGTGTCAAATTCACTTCCGTATGGAGTTCAAGCTCAAGACCTGCTCAAATG GAAAGTGTGTTATGTTGCCACTTAAGAATGGAACGAAGATAACGAacgcatttgaaaatgtttggagGACCCCCACAAAATGTGCCGAGCTGTGTCTGACTTTGAAGTACTGCACTGCTATCGCCTTCACGAAGATCATCAGTCAGTGCAGCATCTTCGGGAAAAGTTCCCTAGAGTTTGACGATGCTTATCAAAAGAAGTGCTCGCATACAG GGACGTGCTCAATGGCGAAGGTGCCCCATTTGAGGCTGCTCTACGGGCTCGTGGCGCTGCTGAAGAATCCCCAGTTGGCCAAGCTCATTCTGGCACAGCCCGTG CTGGTGAAGCCAAACGCGCTGTCAAAGTGTATTGTTGGATGTCGGAATAATCGCCAGTGCTCCATCCTCTTCCTCAAATTCTCACTTGAAAAGAACATGATTAGATGTGACTTCCTGATGAAGGCGCCCTATTTGTTTGGAGAGAAGAAATGCCGATCGACTCCATGGGCTGCAAAAC CAATATGCACCGTCAAGGGACCAACGAGAACTGTTCCATTTCCAATGGATTCCCCAAACCACAGCTTTAATTTTATGCGCACAGTGACACAAGAAAGTCATTGCCCTAAACTGTGCCAACAGTCAACGCAGTGCGCGGCATTCATGATCTGGCGTCTGATCATGACAAACCAACAATCAGCGACTGGCCAATCTGGTCAGCGATTTCCACAAGGTGGACACCGTGGTCAACGCAGTCCTCAAAATGGCTACGGTGGATATCGGGGACCTCAAGGTGGTTACGGAGGTCAGCCAAGTCCTTTAGGAGGTTATCCCAGGCATTACAATCCCCGAGCTGGATATGGCAGCCGAAATGACAGAGGTCAACGAAGACAACACGCACCTGGTCAGGACGGCTACGCAGGCCAGCCAAACCCCTACGGAGCCGCTCCCGGGAGAAGAAGGCTTTTGCATTATCATGGCGG GTATGGTACTAAGCCCTTGCAAAATGGCTACAATGGATACGGGCATCAAATGACTGGCAACCGCCGTAGAAAACCAGCTGGTTATGGAGGCTACGGGCGGAGGAGAGAACAGTACGGGGGCAACGGCTACGGGGAACAGGGCGCTGGTTACAGGCGACCGCCACGAAGGCCAGCAGCGTACGGACGTGCTAATTCTTATCAACCACGGCGAAATGTATTTTTTCTCTGCGCCATGGTTTCTGCTCAGCCAATTAAACCCGTAAACAGAACCGGAGACCCAACGGAAACGATTTCAACGATCCTGACACCACATGTTAGCACCCGCATCCTTCAAAAGAACTGCACGG ACGCAGCAAGGAAGAATTGTAGCTTCAAAATGACTCAGGAGTTCATAACCAAGGACATGTCGGACATGATTCCAAATTTCAAAAAATACACGTTGGGTTATTCATTAGCGAGGAAGACACCAACATCAGCAATGCTTGAGGACTGTCGAAAGGATCCGCAATGTGTCTCGGTGCTGTTGTTCAAAGCCAGGAGGAAAGTTGCTGCCAATTTCGTTTATGACCCCATCGTGTATCCTAAGAACTGCGCAGGATCCGCCTAG
- the LOC135500385 gene encoding uncharacterized protein LOC135500385 isoform X4, whose protein sequence is METTVFALVSLLFVISFGRSVPVSAVPPCKFDSLDELPKSILNTTLPRGISQNITLQACETGCTYVSSCIAVVFIPDEEDASQGKCIHHIRDWAKALYKSDIGKLGEDVLIERKKCQKIPVPAKGVPHGCKKIETMNLTTWLTGKRHFKAAGPPKTQSNIDGCKVQCQLNQKCDLFARLNSSRLCIFLHKTTVQFYHKSCNLQGTTCSMAEVETLKAQIPKDSVYHQVNTRPVEFQGVNCSSLCLNSYQCIGVVIRPGPVPTKRRNKVQNVVMPLCQIHFRMEFKLKTCSNGKCVMLPLKNGTKITNAFENVWRTPTKCAELCLTLKYCTAIAFTKIISQCSIFGKSSLEFDDAYQKKCSHTGTCSMAKVPHLRLLYGLVALLKNPQLAKLILAQPVLVKPNALSKCIVGCRNNRQCSILFLKFSLEKNMIRCDFLMKAPYLFGEKKCRSTPWAAKPICTVKGPTRTVPFPMDSPNHSFNFMRTVTQESHCPKLCQQSTQCAAFMIWRLIMTNQQSATGQSGQRFPQGGHRGQRSPQNGYGGYRGPQGGYGGQPSPLGGYPRHYNPRAGYGSRNDRGQRRQHAPGQDGYAGQPNPYGAAPGRRRLLHYHGGRYGTKPLQNGYNGYGHQMTGNRRRKPAGYGGYGRRREQYGGNGYGEQGAGYRRPPRRPAAYGRANSYQPRRNVFFLCAMVSAQPIKPVNRTGDPTETISTILTPHVSTRILQKNCTDAARKNCSFKMTQEFITKDMSDMIPNFKKYTLGYSLARKTPTSAMLEDCRKDPQCVSVLLFKARRKVAANFVYDPIVYPKNCAGSA, encoded by the exons ATGGAGACCACAGTTTTTGCGTTGGTCTCCCTCCTGTTTGTAATAAGTTTTGGCCGAAGTGTGCCTGTTTCGG CTGTTCCACCTTGCAAGTTCGACAGCTTGGATGAGTTACCGAAATCCATATTGAACACCACCCTCCCACGAGGCATCTCACAAAATATTACGCTGCAAGCATGTGAAACCGGTTGCACATACGTCAGCAG CTGTATTGCCGTTGTGTTTATCCCGGACGAGGAGGATGCCAGCCAAGGGAAGTGTATTCACCACATCCGTGACTGGGCTAAGGCACTCTACAAGTCAGACATTGGCAAACTGGGTGAGGATGTTCTCATTGAGCGAAAGAAGTGCCAGAAGATACCAGTACCAGCCAAGG GCGTACCACATGGTTGCAAGAAGATAGAAACCATGAATCTGACGACGTGGCTAACAGGAAAACGCCACTTCAAAGCTGCAGGACCACCTAAAACTCAATCTAATATTGATGGATGCAAGGTCCAGTGTCAGTTGAATCAAAAGTGCGATCTGTTTGCAAGACTGAATTCAAGCAGGTTGTGTATCTTCCTGCATAAAACAACCGTGCAATTTTATCACAAATCGTGTAACCTACAAG GCACAACATGCTCCATGGCTGAAGTGGAAACACTAAAAGCTCAAATACCGAAAGATTCCGTTTACCACCAAGTCAACACGCGGCCAGTGGAATTTCAAGGCGTGAATTGCAGCAGTCTGTGCCTGAACTCATATCAGTGTATTGGAGTTGTCATAAGACCAGGACCGGTTCCCACGAAGAGAAGAAATAAAGTTCAAAACGTGGTAATGCCGTTGTGTCAAATTCACTTCCGTATGGAGTTCAAGCTCAAGACCTGCTCAAATG GAAAGTGTGTTATGTTGCCACTTAAGAATGGAACGAAGATAACGAacgcatttgaaaatgtttggagGACCCCCACAAAATGTGCCGAGCTGTGTCTGACTTTGAAGTACTGCACTGCTATCGCCTTCACGAAGATCATCAGTCAGTGCAGCATCTTCGGGAAAAGTTCCCTAGAGTTTGACGATGCTTATCAAAAGAAGTGCTCGCATACAG GGACGTGCTCAATGGCGAAGGTGCCCCATTTGAGGCTGCTCTACGGGCTCGTGGCGCTGCTGAAGAATCCCCAGTTGGCCAAGCTCATTCTGGCACAGCCCGTG CTGGTGAAGCCAAACGCGCTGTCAAAGTGTATTGTTGGATGTCGGAATAATCGCCAGTGCTCCATCCTCTTCCTCAAATTCTCACTTGAAAAGAACATGATTAGATGTGACTTCCTGATGAAGGCGCCCTATTTGTTTGGAGAGAAGAAATGCCGATCGACTCCATGGGCTGCAAAAC CAATATGCACCGTCAAGGGACCAACGAGAACTGTTCCATTTCCAATGGATTCCCCAAACCACAGCTTTAATTTTATGCGCACAGTGACACAAGAAAGTCATTGCCCTAAACTGTGCCAACAGTCAACGCAGTGCGCGGCATTCATGATCTGGCGTCTGATCATGACAAACCAACAATCAGCGACTGGCCAATCTGGTCAGCGATTTCCACAAGGTGGACACCGTGGTCAACGCAGTCCTCAAAATGGCTACGGTGGATATCGGGGACCTCAAGGTGGTTACGGAGGTCAGCCAAGTCCTTTAGGAGGTTATCCCAGGCATTACAATCCCCGAGCTGGATATGGCAGCCGAAATGACAGAGGTCAACGAAGACAACACGCACCTGGTCAGGACGGCTACGCAGGCCAGCCAAACCCCTACGGAGCCGCTCCCGGGAGAAGAAGGCTTTTGCATTATCATGGCGG AAGGTATGGTACTAAGCCCTTGCAAAATGGCTACAATGGATACGGGCATCAAATGACTGGCAACCGCCGTAGAAAACCAGCTGGTTATGGAGGCTACGGGCGGAGGAGAGAACAGTACGGGGGCAACGGCTACGGGGAACAGGGCGCTGGTTACAGGCGACCGCCACGAAGGCCAGCAGCGTACGGACGTGCTAATTCTTATCAACCACGGCGAAATGTATTTTTTCTCTGCGCCATGGTTTCTGCTCAGCCAATTAAACCCGTAAACAGAACCGGAGACCCAACGGAAACGATTTCAACGATCCTGACACCACATGTTAGCACCCGCATCCTTCAAAAGAACTGCACGG ACGCAGCAAGGAAGAATTGTAGCTTCAAAATGACTCAGGAGTTCATAACCAAGGACATGTCGGACATGATTCCAAATTTCAAAAAATACACGTTGGGTTATTCATTAGCGAGGAAGACACCAACATCAGCAATGCTTGAGGACTGTCGAAAGGATCCGCAATGTGTCTCGGTGCTGTTGTTCAAAGCCAGGAGGAAAGTTGCTGCCAATTTCGTTTATGACCCCATCGTGTATCCTAAGAACTGCGCAGGATCCGCCTAG